The following are from one region of the Mesorhizobium sp. B2-8-5 genome:
- the ubiA gene encoding 4-hydroxybenzoate octaprenyltransferase codes for METVQSKAAQGRVADAPSGHWVYRVLPRWLWPYAQLARWDRPIGWQLLLWPCWWSAALAAGAYPRPTDPLLTLLPAPWYLFLFFVGAVAMRGAGCAYNDLADVDIDNQVERTRSRPLPAGKVTRRQAWAFVIIQALIGLAVLLQFNSFAIPLGIASLAIVAVYPFMKRITNWPQFVLGLAFSWGALMGWAVEFGDIDDPAIMLYIGSILWVIGYDTIYAHQDKEDDAIVGVRSTARLFGDNTKTWLVGLYGGALVCFAIAFASAQVPVVALAGLIAAGAHMARQIIRLDIDNPDQCLKLFKSNNQVGWLMFLGLIGGSVWIWLKPLV; via the coding sequence ATGGAAACCGTCCAGTCGAAAGCAGCACAGGGCCGGGTCGCCGACGCGCCGAGCGGCCATTGGGTCTACCGGGTGCTGCCGCGCTGGCTCTGGCCCTACGCGCAGCTAGCGCGCTGGGACCGGCCTATCGGCTGGCAGCTCTTGTTGTGGCCGTGCTGGTGGTCGGCGGCACTTGCCGCGGGCGCCTATCCGCGCCCGACCGACCCGCTGCTGACGCTGCTTCCGGCGCCCTGGTACCTGTTCCTGTTTTTCGTCGGCGCCGTGGCCATGCGCGGCGCCGGCTGCGCCTACAACGACCTCGCCGACGTGGACATCGACAACCAGGTCGAGCGCACCCGCTCGCGGCCGTTGCCGGCCGGCAAGGTCACGCGCCGCCAGGCCTGGGCTTTCGTCATCATCCAGGCGCTTATCGGGCTTGCCGTGCTGTTGCAGTTCAACAGCTTCGCCATTCCGCTCGGCATCGCCTCGCTGGCGATCGTGGCCGTCTATCCCTTCATGAAGCGCATCACCAACTGGCCGCAATTCGTGCTGGGGCTCGCCTTCTCCTGGGGCGCGCTGATGGGCTGGGCGGTCGAGTTCGGCGACATCGATGATCCGGCCATCATGCTCTATATCGGCTCGATCCTGTGGGTGATCGGCTACGACACGATCTATGCGCATCAGGACAAGGAAGACGACGCCATCGTCGGCGTGCGCTCGACGGCGCGGCTGTTCGGCGACAACACCAAGACCTGGCTGGTCGGGCTCTATGGCGGCGCGCTGGTCTGCTTCGCCATCGCCTTCGCCTCGGCGCAAGTGCCGGTGGTGGCGCTGGCCGGGCTGATCGCCGCCGGCGCGCATATGGCGCGCCAGATCATCCGGCTCGACATCGACAATCCGGACCAGTGCCTGAAGCTGTTCAAGTCGAACAACCAGGTCGGCTGGCTGATGTTCCTCGGCCTGATCGGCGGTTCGGTGTGGATATGGCTGAAGCCACTGGTGTAG